The Rhopalosiphum maidis isolate BTI-1 chromosome 1, ASM367621v3, whole genome shotgun sequence genome has a segment encoding these proteins:
- the LOC113548005 gene encoding glycoprotein 3-alpha-L-fucosyltransferase A-like isoform X1: protein MIVIKITIIIIRLCGTIRRLVCGLLGRDEKIKKKRTIRRIFREKCRLFKIIIENMTGRQIRRLLYGLLILALFVIVIHSGRTAYWLAKDEHYLERPHLSAEDQLDYNEQQNLQYLESPIQSLTYSSLMMEPNEISKSQLPWYFKDGLLRPSRAKTHIKTGQRITQVWPKEQKTDDRIENQLMFIPPNYRYDDEPMKTILLFNGLSNWMVEDGQNVFISKQCPVNRCTITSKKSEASNVDAILFRDHFSHPGHRKTGKQVWILYFLESPYHTELITYNDVFNWTATYRHDSDIVTPYERWAYYDPSVTQVERLERNYAFNKTKQVAWFVSNCGAKNGRLQYARELAKYISVDVYGVCGQFKCPRSDKCFQMLEHDYKFYLAFENSNCFDYVTEKFFVNGLQHNVLPVVMGGRREDYERIAPKRSYVHVDDYESPKRLAEYLRRLDADDDLYNEYFRWKGTGEFIDTKFFCRLCAMLHDDGAPAKHYRNINDWWRGPGVCNNAMPWRRFIESSADADEPHSAVNGD from the exons atgatagtaataaaaataacaataataataatacgtctaTGCGGTACCATCCGACGACTTGTGTGCGGACTGCTCGGACGAGatgagaaaattaaaaaaaaacggacAATCCGGAGAATTTTTCGAG AAAAGTGTcgattatttaagattataatagaaaatatgacGGGTCGGCAGATACGTCGTTTGCTGTACGGACTGCTGATTTTAGCATTATTTGTCATTGTTATACACAGTGGCCGTACTGCATATTGGCTAGCCAAAGATGAACATTACTTAGAACGGCCGCACCTCTCCGCCGAGGACCAGCTAGATTACAACGAACAACAG AACCTTCAATATTTGGAATCCCCAATTCAATCTTTAACATACAGTTCTTTAATGATGGAACCGaatgaaatttcaaaatcacAATTACCATGgtattttaaag ATGGCTTACTAAGACCAAGCAGAGCTAAAACACATATTAAGACTGGACAAAGAATTACACAGGTGTGGCCTAAAGAACAAAAAACCGATGACCGTATTGAAAACCAACTAATGTTTATACCACCTAATTATCGATACGACGATGAACCAATGAAAACGATTTTACTTTTCAATGGTTTAAGTAATTGGATGGTAGAAGATGGACAGAATGTATTTATCTCAAAACAATGTCCGGTTAATAGATGCACAATTACTTCGAAAAAGTCAGAAGCTTCAAACGTGGACGCAATTTTATTTCGTGATCATTTTTCACATCCCGGTCACAGAAAAACTGGTAAACAA gtatggattttatattttctcgaGTCACCATACCATACAGAACTTATCACTTACAACGATGTGTTCAACTGGACAGCGACATACAGACACGATAGTGACATCGTCACGCCATATGAACGATGGGCGTACTACGATCCGTCAGTGACACAAGTTGAACGATTAGAACGGAATTACGCGTTTAACAAAACGAAACAAGTGGCATGGTTTGTATCAAACTGTGGTGCCAAAAACGGCAGATTACAATACGCTAGAGAATTGGCCAAATATATATCAGTAGATGTGTATGGCGTGTGCGGACAATTCAAGTGCCCTAGATCAGATAAGTGTTTTCAAATGTTGGAACatgattacaaattttatttggcTTTCGAGAATTCAAATTGTTTCGATTACGTGACCGAAAAGTTCTTCGTCAATGGCCTCCA ACACAACGTTTTGCCGGTCGTGATGGGCGGGCGCCGAGAGGACTACGAGCGGATAGCGCCTAAACGGTCGTATGTGCACGTGGACGATTACGAGTCACCCAAGCGATTGGCCGAATACCTGCGGCGGTTGGACGCCGACGACGACCTGTACAACGAGTACTTCCGGTGGAAGGGCACCGGCGAGTTTATCGACACAAAGTTCTTCTGCCGGCTGTGCGCCATGCTGCACGACGACGGCGCGCCGGCCAAGCACTACCGGAACATCAACGACTGGTGGCGCGGCCCGGGCGTCTGCAACAACGCTATGCCGTGGCGGCGGTTCATCGAGTCGTCCGCTGATGCCGACGAACCGCACTCGGCAGTCAACGGCGATTAG
- the LOC113548005 gene encoding glycoprotein 3-alpha-L-fucosyltransferase A-like isoform X2 has protein sequence MTGRQIRRLLYGLLILALFVIVIHSGRTAYWLAKDEHYLERPHLSAEDQLDYNEQQNLQYLESPIQSLTYSSLMMEPNEISKSQLPWYFKDGLLRPSRAKTHIKTGQRITQVWPKEQKTDDRIENQLMFIPPNYRYDDEPMKTILLFNGLSNWMVEDGQNVFISKQCPVNRCTITSKKSEASNVDAILFRDHFSHPGHRKTGKQVWILYFLESPYHTELITYNDVFNWTATYRHDSDIVTPYERWAYYDPSVTQVERLERNYAFNKTKQVAWFVSNCGAKNGRLQYARELAKYISVDVYGVCGQFKCPRSDKCFQMLEHDYKFYLAFENSNCFDYVTEKFFVNGLQHNVLPVVMGGRREDYERIAPKRSYVHVDDYESPKRLAEYLRRLDADDDLYNEYFRWKGTGEFIDTKFFCRLCAMLHDDGAPAKHYRNINDWWRGPGVCNNAMPWRRFIESSADADEPHSAVNGD, from the exons atgacGGGTCGGCAGATACGTCGTTTGCTGTACGGACTGCTGATTTTAGCATTATTTGTCATTGTTATACACAGTGGCCGTACTGCATATTGGCTAGCCAAAGATGAACATTACTTAGAACGGCCGCACCTCTCCGCCGAGGACCAGCTAGATTACAACGAACAACAG AACCTTCAATATTTGGAATCCCCAATTCAATCTTTAACATACAGTTCTTTAATGATGGAACCGaatgaaatttcaaaatcacAATTACCATGgtattttaaag ATGGCTTACTAAGACCAAGCAGAGCTAAAACACATATTAAGACTGGACAAAGAATTACACAGGTGTGGCCTAAAGAACAAAAAACCGATGACCGTATTGAAAACCAACTAATGTTTATACCACCTAATTATCGATACGACGATGAACCAATGAAAACGATTTTACTTTTCAATGGTTTAAGTAATTGGATGGTAGAAGATGGACAGAATGTATTTATCTCAAAACAATGTCCGGTTAATAGATGCACAATTACTTCGAAAAAGTCAGAAGCTTCAAACGTGGACGCAATTTTATTTCGTGATCATTTTTCACATCCCGGTCACAGAAAAACTGGTAAACAA gtatggattttatattttctcgaGTCACCATACCATACAGAACTTATCACTTACAACGATGTGTTCAACTGGACAGCGACATACAGACACGATAGTGACATCGTCACGCCATATGAACGATGGGCGTACTACGATCCGTCAGTGACACAAGTTGAACGATTAGAACGGAATTACGCGTTTAACAAAACGAAACAAGTGGCATGGTTTGTATCAAACTGTGGTGCCAAAAACGGCAGATTACAATACGCTAGAGAATTGGCCAAATATATATCAGTAGATGTGTATGGCGTGTGCGGACAATTCAAGTGCCCTAGATCAGATAAGTGTTTTCAAATGTTGGAACatgattacaaattttatttggcTTTCGAGAATTCAAATTGTTTCGATTACGTGACCGAAAAGTTCTTCGTCAATGGCCTCCA ACACAACGTTTTGCCGGTCGTGATGGGCGGGCGCCGAGAGGACTACGAGCGGATAGCGCCTAAACGGTCGTATGTGCACGTGGACGATTACGAGTCACCCAAGCGATTGGCCGAATACCTGCGGCGGTTGGACGCCGACGACGACCTGTACAACGAGTACTTCCGGTGGAAGGGCACCGGCGAGTTTATCGACACAAAGTTCTTCTGCCGGCTGTGCGCCATGCTGCACGACGACGGCGCGCCGGCCAAGCACTACCGGAACATCAACGACTGGTGGCGCGGCCCGGGCGTCTGCAACAACGCTATGCCGTGGCGGCGGTTCATCGAGTCGTCCGCTGATGCCGACGAACCGCACTCGGCAGTCAACGGCGATTAG